Sequence from the Plasmodium yoelii strain 17X genome assembly, chromosome: 10 genome:
GGCAAATTAAAACTAgatgataaattaaatgagCCATGGGATCAATTTGAACAAAACAGAAAATTATATGGTGTTACAACTacatataaagaagaaatatatactactaatttagatataaataaagtaCCGCATCATGTCAAACTTCAAGCTGATAAAATCGCAAAAGAATTAGAAAATAGAGGGGTCCATTTGGATCCAGAAGATGccgataaaaataataaagacaTTGACGAAGAAGATTTATTTGGGGCCGTTAGACGAAATAAGGATAAGTTTTCAAAGCCccataaatttaaaaaagatgataataataataataataacaataataacaataataatggcaacaataacaataaaaacaAATCTAGGTTTCACCAGTTCACTATTAAAGATTTAAAGGAAAAACTTCAGCTTGTCAAAaaggaaaatgaaaaaaaatatccaagtaaaaatatttagCAGTTCCTGCATATATTCTTTCATAATTCTGTCAATTTATTCATTCTTGAAATTCCATTTCTAGCTATATGTCCGCATGTGTGTGTACACAAATTTATATTCTGGCATATTCTTGTATACTTATGTTattattctttatatatatttttttttggtttttGCATATTCCATTTGATACCCAAATGAATGTGCATACCCATTTATATGGGAATTGtcaatacatatatatacacattttttttgttctttcTTTTCTCTTTCTTACCTTTTAAAGTAaataagcaaaaaaaaataaattttacaaTATCTTCATcgaatgatgaaaataattctagcaataaaaaaaataaaggttCTTCGAAAAATCCGGCAACCCAAAACGCCGAGTTTATTGTAAGacatgaaataaaaataaaaaacaatagataaataaaaaatgtatatttgaaaaatacaTGTTTTTCATtgtctattattttttatgtgtaCTTGTATTAACCCAATATAGTGTCTCCTATCATttgttatcatttttattttatgtttgCATAATTTGCTCTTTTCAAATTGtttactatttatttaatttttatgcaaatatataatgatacACATATGGACTTTCAAAATTCACAGGGTATCAATGCCTTAAATTTGGAGCCTGCACTACCAAAACTGGATGAAAAAACGAGACCAGAATGGATTATGCTCAAAAATAAGACCAAAAATAGAGCATCAAACAAGAAAGATAAATCCACAGAAAAATTGGAATTTATTACCGCTGCTAAAGAgtttaatgaaaaattagCCAAGTAATGAACATATTATTGcacacaaaaaatatattcacatATATCTATCGACGTGTACATTTGCATCCATATCTACAAGAACTGTTGCCGTGATATGTCTACCTCATAGAAACAGTCTAATTGAATCTTTATGCTGagtaaattatatatatatttttatttattttagcaaaattaatttaaacgCAAAAGAATCAAATACAAAgccaaataaaaattttatggGATCAACGAATAGGTTATCTAATGACAATCAGAAAAATCTATCCAACACTTCAGGTAATtccaataaaaatattaaaattaatacagTGCATTTTCTCGCTACCATCTTTGTTTTTTCCTATTAAATTGCAACACccttatttataattttttttaatataatctTACAACAGAtaaaggaaaatataaaaacgcGCAAGATATAGGTTAGTgataatatacattattaCTTAACAGataataattattgaaaatacCTTAAGAAATCAACTTTAAGTGATGTGTACAAATTCGAATAGCTATATagatatgttatatatatatatatatatttttttttttttgtcgaAAAAATTGAAGATATGAGTAAAATTCAAGGAAATGGAAATATGCTAAATCACATGAATTTTAACCCAAACTTAAATCCAAATTATATGCCAAATGGTTCAAACCTACCCCCATACAACCCCTATATTATGAATTATAACAGCATGAAAAATAACATTCCGGATCCCAATATGGGTTAGAAAAAAAGGAGCCATTccacaaatatatacatacatacatgttcacactatatatacttttattaaaAGCTGATAAAACGTATCTATTACACTATTCTCACACTCGATTatatcacatttttttttgtacgTAGGTTATTATCAAAATGTAATGCCTGATCCtcagaataataaaatatttcaatttGATGACCTAAATATGAACAGAAATGATGGAATCCCGCATGCTTACGTAAGATATATGGATATGCAAAGAAATGGGGTCTCAATagtttatatacatttatacacatatatattcatttatttacatattttttgcaGCAAAACATCAACATAAATATGATGCTGAACAAATTTCAAAATTCAATGTATAATCCCCCTATTAAAGATGATGCTGATTTAAAATCTTCCACAAAACTGTGCACATTTCCAGTTGTAAGTTTTTTAAGATTATACATTAAGATCTATTTGTGTAAcgatatatacttttatctCATGTtttatacttatatataaaattattataattatttgcaTTTATCTTCAATGTAGAAATCAATTGAGACAAATAAAAGCTTTGATACAGTATTGAGTAACGCACTAAAGTTTTCGAAAGAAGAAGATTGTCAAAATACCCCGCTGGAATTTAAAAGCGAAAAAAATTTGAGCTATAAATCGATATTAGGGGAAATACCACCATATTCATCTTCAAATAATTATCAAGAAGTTAAGAgtttttcaaataatatgCCAATACaacaaaatatttcaaatattGTAGTTAATCTACCATTTATACCTGTAGTTCCTAGAGCAATGAATACTCCATTTTTAGAAGGTGGATCTTATTTTAATCCATTTGTTCGTGGATATTATCCAAATAATTGTGTTCcaataaattcaaataatggtcaattttttaatatgccTATAACAAATATGGATACAAATTATtcaggaaataaaaatatgaatatgtaCCCATTAAGAAACCCACATTTATCGAATAATCGTATGCATTACCCTGCACTATCTTATATGCcttataatatgaattatggggtaaataataatattactaacaccaataataattgtaataatttaaatatgatGAATAATTCAAATGCCCCAatgcataatatgaatatgcCACCATATCCCCCAGATTTTGTCGTTATGGATCCACAAAAATATTCAAACCCTCATTCTCCATCTGCCCCGTTTTTTCCGAAGTATCAATGCCAAATTTATTATGTCCCTCCTGTTCACCGAATGAATAATGCCTAGGTAGGCTATAACGCTTTTGCAGCGATGCTATTatgaatgtatattatatatttttttaatttaaaaaataaatatattgacACCTATGTTTATATGGTGATTATTATAAAACCAAGTTCAATCTATTGATAGTGCGaatgtatttaaaaaatcaagaaaattaagaataattaAAGACAAGGTAAAATGAACAAATTGCAAtgaatttaattaaattaaccTAATTAACTATAACAAATTAAACaattagatatattttttttattggacatttaatttatgatatataagTAGTTTATTTATTCTACAAATAATTAGTTTTATATGCATAGATTTAAATGACTTATTATAATTTGTGTTTCATATTAATACTTGAATGTGTAACATTATTACTCAAAATGTTACACATATGTGGAAACAGTCCATACATAAGATTTATCACTACTAGTgagagagaaaaaaataatatatgtatctaaataaaataaaaaattgtaatatagttggtattttatattatacatataaaacataGAATCAAACTTTTGttataaatttgaaaatattttttacgtATCTcataaaattatagaaaaaaactTTTACAATTATGcataaagaaatatttttttcaaattactCTAGttatgtattttattaatataaacgTATGAATTCATTTttcacatatttatatatttttaagtgCGCAGAGGTATACCCTATTTGTGTGTAACTTGTATAcctaattaatattaattatatatgtatatgcttTAGGAATATTGATGAATAAACCCAATAAGCACCTAATTATACTTTGTAAAATTAAAACcgtaataatgataaaaggGGAACTTGTTATAGGTGTTTTTACTCTAATTTCATTttactatattattaatatttttgttttatatacttttatttatcatattttattgatATTGGTGTaccattatatatattttttaattctattttttacttaagttttttaaatgataattttttggaaaatttacttacatatttttaaaaataaaattatttaaaattggatatataataaactaaaatattttttcttgttttattatccactaaaatctaaaaaaaattttgaacGTTCATAAAAtacacaaataaaaatatactatataCTATAGAAAAAGTagaaaaaatcaaaattattgaaaaaacgCTACCATATTTagctatatttatattatatcgttaataatacatattttatttttttttttctcacacacgaataataaaaaaatatatgtaatagttttttattttctatgcatatattaaatgatggtaaatataaaattggcataaaaaaacaaaaaaaagtattTGAAATATCGCAATTTtgtctattattttttgtataatacctgcccatattttgttctacaaaattctatatatttCTGTTGCTTTAGCttttctaaaaataaatatagacataataaatactagtattttaaaaaaaaaacgatgtaaaattaatttggtatagtatatttttactttggTGTAACAGGAAAAATATTACTTATAGGAAATGaacaatgaaaaaatataaaataaaataaaaataattgtaacaattgaattttaaattatagtAAAAATAGTGCAATAATATTATGTAACATCATCAACcgataaataaatattacacatatatcatataattaTGTGTTGTATTAATTGGAAagacaatttttttcaatgaACACTTTTAtgcataattattttttccattatttcATAACAttctacattttttcatataattttttttgttctatatatacaaaatttaccatatcaaaataataaaaatatatataaataactacatatataatatacatataaatattaaagaaaattatgCTTTATTctctataaatatttaaattatttgttttttcatttttttactttagctctttatgttattttattatttatttttgtcatttttgtcttggtatatatatttttctcataaatatattgatttaaaattatagcataaataaagataaaatgCTGTAATAAGGTTTTTGTAGCTATCGATGTTTTTTATggtttttaataattttattttgtttttaatttttcataaaattaaTTCTACATGAAATTGaccaaaattatttttataaaaataacattaaaaaaatgaatttataaattatatatatcttttattaCTGTATTTGTTTTGTATTTTGTTGTtatagtttttatttattttgttcggTTTTGTTTAGTTTCCACTAATTgtatttataatgtattattaattttttgtgttatctattaaaatttttttaaatatattaataaaaacctGTGTGTAATATAAACAGCTGagttgttttattttttggggATCTGGAATACACATACATATTAGATATGTGTACACACATATAAAACTCAAAACAAAAAGTGTCCCTCAGCCCACTATTACTATatggttttatttttatattttcttttcatATGACAAATTATTAACTTCTTACATTTagttattttcattattcatATAGCACATTTTGTCTTCATATTTTCTATAGTTCGTATATAAACTTTTTCTTATTGAAATaaatgtgtatttttttctattatttcaagatattaaaaaaataaaaaaaaatacccaAGAAAAAACAGAAGAATACACAAAcaaataagtatatatatacttaacGAAGCTTCAAATAGTTAAACAGAGAAATTGCAAAATTACAACCAAAGTTGCATCAAAGTCCCAAAAAAACAGGacaacaatatatataaaagaagtagtaaaatgcaaaaaattatagataCATATGAAATAATTGGAAACATAGATGAGCAAAAATCTATTTCGTCAAATAATGTAGTAAATAATGACAAAACTAATTTCTGTGATAATGATAAAGAAACTATAAAATGcataaaacaaaatgaattaagtggagaaaaagaaaaaataaccacagaaaatataataaataacttAAAGGAAGTAAACAATTTAGACGAAGGGAAAAATGACAAAGAAAACCCAAAGAAATTGGAAAGCCAAAAAACTGTAgatgtatataaaacatttaCCAACACAGCTATTCATACATCCAAAACATTAAGTTTggaaaatgtaaaaaatgaaaacaatAATGAAAAGGTAAACAAATATTCTGATAACAAATCGGAAAtattagataaaaaaatattgattaCTAATGACAAATctaacaaaaataatgatcaaattataaaaaaaaatggaaactttgaaattggaaaaaatgaATCCATATTAGAAGAAGAATTAAACAATAAAACGAAAGGAATAAACAATATCAACAATGGTtatactaatataaataaaaacgacaaaaaaataagccataaaaaacattataaaatattaatacacGCGCCTGCTTGTTGGAAAGGAACTAATTTTAATTCTACCCCATATGTTTTAGCTTACGATAAATcaagtaattttttaatatataatgaatctCCTTTagaaattgaaaaatatattattgacgaaaatgataaaaattttgaaaataaaatattgacAATTCTATTTTATGATTCTCTTGATGCATGTAATAATTGtagtaatattataaaaaaaaatgaagaagattgtgaaaaagaagaaatacCTAAACCACTTAGTGCTTTTTATCTGCCTATATGTAAAATAGATTTACGAAACGATTCGGTAAAATATAGATTAGCATTAAATACGAATAACATATCgtctaatataaatattaatgaagctattaatttatttaataatagtTCTAAAATAACTGgacaaaatattaacaaattcagtctacattttatattaaaaaataataattatacagGAAATGATccatatacttttttaaaacaaaccAAATTTTATGGAGTTCCACGTTCAAATTTATCAACATATACTGCAAAATATAAACCAAATGATtgtgtaaataataatataacgGATAAGTATCAAATAAATTCATCAAAAAGCCAAATTATTCCATTAAAGCCAGATAATTccgaaaaaaaacaatttgcGTCTTTAGAAagactaaaaaataaatgggaAAATTTTgctattaataataatgaaaatttaaagGACTCTTTAGATGGAATTAAGAAAATTAATAAACCCAAAACGGAGGAATTTAAACAAGGAATTAATGGAAGCCAATCTTTGGTTGGAAATGTTAAATCAGAGTTACTGCGAAAACTAAATAAGGAAggtatatatgaatataatggTAAGAGCACATTAAATTTCGATGGTAAAATAACCTCGAAAGACAAAACAGAATCTATTAAAAAAGAGGAAAAAGAAAACACCTTTGATTCGATAcgtataaaatatgaaaataaaataaatggaaGCAAAATGACAAACGATGTTATTTTAAAtcatacaaaaaataaatcgtaCTATGATTTATTATcacaaaatgatgataaaagtaaaataaactTCGACATAAAAGATGATATATTGCCTGACGACAGTGCTTCAATGATTCATGTTCGTCAGCAAAGATCTATATATTCAGAGAAGGAAAAAACAAATCAAAGTAATTACAATAATTATGATTGTAATATACATGGAGACATGGATGGAGAAAGCACTTTAACGAATAATTTCCGAACAgtcaataaaatatattctgGTGTTAAAGAAATgctaaaaaaacaaaatatgaacaaaaaaaatgattcgATCTATAAAGATTCAAATAATGCAAAAGTagaaaatatggaaaattaTTGTGAAAGCTCGATTTATAGCAAAAATGACGATAATAAAACTGGGAACTACATTCAATTAGATAATTTAAAGAATTTTAATACAAGCAACTCTGTATGTTTGTCTAATTTAAAAAGTGAAGAAAATCTTATATTGGCAATTAACGAAATAAAACAATGGATGGAAAAAATTGATGATAAAATGAGTACTATATCATATGAAAAAAGTGAGTTAggaattataaataatacaaaagatACAGGGAACGGAAATAATACAGGTAAGATAGTTGTCAACGGAATTTGTAATGGGCTTCAAAGAGGATATTCCaaagatgaaaaatataatcgaATGCTaaaatttttgataaaaaatgtgaagaaaaatataaagctGAAAAAAATGAGCACATACAAAGGATGCTACCTAAATATAAggaatttatatttaatgaaaaagaatgaaaagataaaatttgaaaacaagttattaaaaaaagattatgataatttaaaatcaaagtataaaaatgtgttagtaaaattatgtaagaaaatatttttgttaaaatattACACTACTAAAGACAGGtctaattatgataaaaaatatgaaaacaTGATGAGACATTTACAAtccgaaaaaaataatttattaaatataatcgaggaaaaaaaatatgaacaagaaaataacataaatataaatatgatgctATCAGATgagttaaaaaaattacaagaAGAAAACGAATCGATTataagtaataataattcatataaaacTGAAGTAGAAACtataaatagtaaatatCAACATCTACAAAatgattttaataaaataaaaagcgAACATGAGAAACTTAAAATAgagcataaaaatattaaaagagaaaatgaaaatattaaaatcgAAAAAGAAACACTAATAAAAGAGTTGGGAGATACGAAAgctaaatattttaatatgaCTGGAATATTACAAGGGGAAGAAAAAATGtatgctaaaaaaataaaagagttagaagaaaaattacaaaaagaaaaagaagaaaaaaaaaacattataaaTGATGTTAAGGACGAAATAGATACATTTACTAAAATACttgaaaaaaaggaaaacgaaaatcataaaattaaagaaaaattaaaggaattgaaaaatattgaagaaaaatatgaaaacacacaaattaattttgattcattaaaaaaagaatttgAAAAATCATTTGATGAAGtacaaattattttaaaagaaatgATACAAAAAGAAAAGGAATACACAAATAGTTATAATAAATCAATTAGAAGTTTAGAAAAAGAACATAAACATATGatagataaattattaacagAAAAAAATGTAGCAATAGAACAAAtcaatttttacaaaaatatgtgtaaaaatcaatgtaataaaatgatTGTCTTTGATGAAAGCTTAAAAGCAGTCGaacaattattagaacaTATATTATCTCAGTATCCACATGTATTAAATGAAATTGGAATTAAATgtagaaataatatatcaaataaatcGATAGGAAAAATacaatatgaaaatattcatGCTGTTaaggataatataaaattgattCGAAAATCTTTAAATCATTTTAAAATGAATTCAAAGTCTACTATTCACAACTTTGTTGGAACTAATGAacatggaaaaaaatatcacaCAGATAATATATCCGGAACCGTTGTTAGAGGTTGTAATGGTAGGAGTGTCTCTCTTAGacataataaaacaaatagatGTGGAAGTATAAGTCGAAATAGTTCTAAAAAATGTtctcataataataatgatttaaatt
This genomic interval carries:
- a CDS encoding ataxin-2 like protein, putative encodes the protein MNKTENTHLQNRHKKINEDRLTYVMTCLFGNEVNVHMKDGNEIKGLFHGYNCNSDNSNSNNKEGDISLNYAQVLAKNDKLSGPINKAMIIPENAYTTIIAKNINLELKDPDEVKNVKDNFKIDADISLKKKKSHSANRELKRWVCDDNNIDDPSYGKLKLDDKLNEPWDQFEQNRKLYGVTTTYKEEIYTTNLDINKVPHHVKLQADKIAKELENRGVHLDPEDADKNNKDIDEEDLFGAVRRNKDKFSKPHKFKKDDNNNNNNNNNNNNGNNNNKNKSRFHQFTIKDLKEKLQLVKKENEKKYPINKQKKINFTISSSNDENNSSNKKNKGSSKNPATQNAEFIGINALNLEPALPKLDEKTRPEWIMLKNKTKNRASNKKDKSTEKLEFITAAKEFNEKLANKINLNAKESNTKPNKNFMGSTNRLSNDNQKNLSNTSDKGKYKNAQDIDMSKIQGNGNMLNHMNFNPNLNPNYMPNGSNLPPYNPYIMNYNSMKNNIPDPNMGYYQNVMPDPQNNKIFQFDDLNMNRNDGIPHAYQNININMMLNKFQNSMYNPPIKDDADLKSSTKLCTFPVKSIETNKSFDTVLSNALKFSKEEDCQNTPLEFKSEKNLSYKSILGEIPPYSSSNNYQEVKSFSNNMPIQQNISNIVVNLPFIPVVPRAMNTPFLEGGSYFNPFVRGYYPNNCVPINSNNGQFFNMPITNMDTNYSGNKNMNMYPLRNPHLSNNRMHYPALSYMPYNMNYGVNNNITNTNNNCNNLNMMNNSNAPMHNMNMPPYPPDFVVMDPQKYSNPHSPSAPFFPKYQCQIYYVPPVHRMNNA